One genomic window of Cercospora beticola chromosome 5, complete sequence includes the following:
- a CDS encoding uncharacterized protein (BUSCO:EOG09264DJ8), whose protein sequence is MAPKGKQDEPKKKKATVEDKSFGMKNKKGGAAQKAIKQMSASKNSAPEDKKKEALKLQKEKEKLAAEQARKEAAELFAPVAVQKVPPGVDPKTILCQFFKKGGCEKGKKCKFSHDLDVERKTAKKDLYQDVRGDEAEDEKKKDGMEEWDEEKLRQVVLSKHGNPKTTTDKVCKFFIEAVENQKYGWFWQCPNGGDECKYKHSLPPGFVLKTKEQRAAEKALMDKSPMATLTLEDFLESQRLQLTGKLTPVTPESFAKWKKERLDKKAAEHEAQTMKEATGRAMFEKGDWRGDSDEDSDDEDGGFNLEALRKETEALRQKKEEERLALANGEEANPVVV, encoded by the coding sequence AAGTCCTTTGGTATGAAGAATAAGAAAGGTGGTGCTGCTCAGAAGGCCATCAAGCAGATGTCCGCATCGAAGAACTCTGCGccagaggacaagaagaaggaagcatTGAAGCTGcaaaaggagaaggagaagttggcagcagagcaagcaCGAAAGGAAGCCGCAGAACTATTCGCTCCTGTTGCCGTACAGAAAGTGCCCCCGGGAGTGGATCCCAAGACTATTCTCTGTCAATTTTTCAAAAAGGGCGGTTgtgagaagggcaagaagtgcAAGTTCTCTCACGACTTGGACGTCGAACGCAAGactgcgaagaaggacttgTATCAAGATGTGCGTGGCGACGAGgctgaagacgagaagaagaaggacggcATGGAAGAGTGGGATGAAGAGAAGCTGCGACAAGTCGTTTTGTCGAAACACGGCAATCCCAAGACTACAACGGACAAGGTCTGCAAGTTCTTCATTGAAGCTGTCGAGAACCAGAAATATGGTTGGTTCTGGCAATGTCCGAACGGCGGAGATGAATGCAAATATAAGCACTCTTTGCCCCCTGGATTCGTGCTCAAGACCAAGGAACaacgagcagcagagaaggccCTTATGGACAAGTCACCCATGGCAACGCTCACTTTGGAGGACTTCTTGGAATCGCAACGATTGCAGCTCACGGGCAAGCTGACACCGGTCACACCCGAGAGCTTCGCAAAGTGGAAGAAGGAACGATTAGACAAGAAGGCGGCCGAACATGAAGCACAGACCATGAAGGAGGCGACAGGTCGTGCTATGTTCGAGAAGGGAGATTGGCGTGGCGACTCTGATGAAGActctgacgatgaagacggtgGTTTCAACCTTGAGGCTCTACGAAAGGAGACCGAAGCTCTGcggcagaagaaggaagaggagcgaTTGGCTCTTGCCAATGGAGAGGAGGCAAACCCTGTCGTGGTTTGA